A stretch of the Ornithodoros turicata isolate Travis chromosome 4, ASM3712646v1, whole genome shotgun sequence genome encodes the following:
- the LOC135392285 gene encoding uncharacterized protein LOC135392285, with product MQEVLRNGQKMTSVIAKIESLEDKINSLSNKHDDLATQVESNLASIQAANIRLDQIDNLGDQRNVEIRQLKVQINELDQYGRRNNIEIRGLPYLAGEALLDVVNEVALKLELPPLTGVGYDAMHRLLSQSNAHAPPVIIKFKDRKTRDAWLGQRSKLKLNSQTVRNEQIFLCENLTLQNKKLLWQARMSAKEKGYQFVWVRNGLIFVGRADGTTAIEITHTEDRTTL from the coding sequence ATGCAGGAGGTTCTTCGAAACGGACAGAAAATGACTTCCGTCATCGCAAAAATTGAATCACTAGAGGACAAAATTAATTCCCTGTCTAACAAGCATGATGATCTTGCTACGCAGGTCGAAAGCAACTTGGCTTCTATACAAGCGGCTAATATACGCCTTGATCAGATCGATAATTTGGGTGATCAACGCAACGTAGAAATACGTCAGCTAAAGGTGCAGATAAACGAGCTTGACCAGTACGGCCGTCGTAATAATATCGAGATCCGTGGTCTTCCCTACTTGGCGGGAGAAGCCTTACTGGACGTTGTTAACGAAGTTGCTCTGAAATTAGAACTTCCCCCGCTGACAGGGGTGGGCTACGATGCAATGCACAGGCTCCTGTCTCAGTCCAATGCCCATGCACCTCCAGTCATCATAAAGTTCAAAGATAGAAAAACGAGAGATGCATGGCTTGGACAGCGAAGTAAACTGAAACTGAATTCTCAAACTGTGCGCAACGAACAAATCTTCCTATGTGAAAATCTCACGCTTCAAAATAAGAAGCTTCTGTGGCAAGCTCGGATGTCGGCAAAAGAGAAAGGATACCAATTCGTTTGGGTGCGAAACGGGCTCATCTTTGTTGGACGCGCAGACGGAACAACGGCCATTGAGATAACACATACTGAAGACCGCACGACGCTGTAG